TCCTCTTGATTCTCACTGGTTTCGTTTCTGATCTCTTTGGCTATTTGCAGATCATTTCAGAGAAGAACCGGCGCGAGATCTCCAAGTACCTCTTCCAAGGTTGCCAAAATCTCAATCTCTCTCTCTCTCTCTAAACTGGTTTCGTTGAACTGATTGATTGATTTGTATTGGTTTTGATTTGATCAGAGGGAGTGTGCTATGCGAAGAAGGACTATAACATGCCTAAGCATCCGGAGATTGATGTGCCGAATCTGCAGGTGATTAAGCTGATGCAGAGCTTCAAGTCCAAAGAGTATGTCAGGGAGACTTTCGCGTGGATGCACTACTACTGGTATCTCACCAACGATGGCATTGAGTTCTTGAGGAACTACCTCAACCTCCCCTCCGAGATTGTGCCCAACACTCTCAAGAAACAGCCTAAGCCACCTGGCCGTCCTTTCGGCGGCCCACCCGGCGAACGCCCTCGGTAATTTCTCACTCCTTCTATCTAGGGTTTAGGGTTTAGTTTCTGGTTTCTTTGTTGAACATTGATCGACTGGAATGTAATTTGGTGTTTGTTTTCATTAGTGGCCCACCCCGCTTTGGTGATGGAGAGCGCAGATTTGGAGGTGACCGTGATGGTTACCGTGGAGGTCCTCGTGGAGGTGACTTTGGTGGTGACAAGGAAGGAGCCCCTGCTGATTACAGACCTTCTTTCGGGGTAAATTTTCTCTTGTTTAAGTTATGCTTTTTCTTACCGGTCACTATATATGTTTGCTTCATTTGTATTGTATGGATGAGTGTTGTGAGAAGAAATAGAATCCAATCTGCACAATTGGAAAATATTGGAAGCTACACAATATTATGACATGTTACAAACTATTCTACTAGTATCTGATGACTGATTTGTCATATCATAAATGACTGGACAATTTATTAGTTATTTTAAGAAATTTGAATGTCCAGTAGGTGTTGCAAACCTGAAATTGTGTCTCCTGGAAAGTTGCTTTATGAAGTGTTTATATTCGTCTGCTGTTTGTCATGTCTGTTATAGTTGCTACTCAGTTTTGCTCACCTTGTTTTTTTTTCTTATCATGCAGGGTGCTCCCACAAGACCTGCCTTTGGTCGTGGTGCTGGTGGTTTTGGTGCCGGTCCAGCTAGCTCGAATCTATCTTAAGTAGATGATGCATCAACTGTTGCTTGGTTTCCTGAGTTTGTATTTCAAGAACTGATCACTTTCTTAGTTGGAAACAATAGCAGTTTTGTTCAATTGCTAGTATTAGGATTCTATGCTGAGTTTATGTTATTCTACTTTGTCTTTTGAACCCAACTTGGGGAAAACAGTTTTATTTTCACATATTTAACATCGTCGATAAATTTTGTTATGCTTTTCCTTGACCAAGTGTTCTTTCCAGCATCACATTTGGCCATCGAATTTTTGTTTTTTCAACAGTTGTGTATTGATTTCGCTCTTCTTGTGTTTTGCGTATGCAGTTTCGGATATATACAAAATTACTAATGCAAAGTTGATATTATGTTTCAAAAAATTGTTGCAGTAGATGGGGTTTGGGGGAATATAAAATAAAAGGCACGACAATCTTATGTACCAGCACTGGCCAAATTTCACACTCCTTTGTTTCTCCTTTGCCTCTCGTTGGCAGACCCTTCCCTACTGCGCCTGTGAGTATCTTCCCATATGTATGAACTATGAGAAAAATACAAGAAAACCATTGATTTGCAGTATATATATCCTGAGTTCTATTCCTCTATAACATAGCAACACACCAATGTGGTCTTAAACAGCTCTTTAGCCTTAGGATGCCTCAAACAACATTCCTTGCTTCAAAGTTAGGCCGCAAAATGTTCGGTGTAGTCTAAAGTTATGTTCGAATTCAGGAGCTAAAACGGGTATAGACATGTGGGTACTGGGTAGTGCAGTGTAGTGTTTTGTTTGAAAATTAAAGGTGTGTTCGGATTGCAGTGAAGTGTCGCTGGTTCTTCTGTAATCTGTACACAACATTTCGTGACGATCATTGAGACGAATTTATTTTTTCTTCGGCGACAATAAAACTTGTTCATGGGGCTGGAGACTGGATTTTAATTCGACATGTACATATAAAGGTTCTATATATACAGGTTGCTACTGTTCTAAACGCTTGCTCAGCTTATACATTTCCATGATGACAAAAGAAATGTATCAGCTCAGCTTCGTCTGTCTCAATCTCATTAGAAGCCAAAATGTGCTCTCTCAAATGAATTGAGTCATGCTAAACTCACTTGGAGTAACACAATCCAAAATAGATGCCCCACGCCATTTCATCCTTCGTAACTCATAGCAAACTGTCATCTTCTAAAATGGATGCGGCATGCATATCAAATTCTATAAGTTCTCCAATCTCCATGTTGGTCACAATAATTTGGATATGCATGTATGGTTGTCCTATCTATTATTCTAGATGAAATTTATTCAATATTAATACAACGTAAACTCGTAAAATGTTGGAGGACACCGATAAATTTAGCAACGATAGAAAATAGCTAGAATACATAATAGTAATAAAAAAAATGACATGTTCTCATAGAAAATCAGGTGAAACATGCATATATATATATATTTTTTTTGAATATTACAGTCGCGTAAGTCAAACGCATACTATTATGTTTCATGATTTTCATCTGTAAGTTTGGTTAAACGCAGACTATATGTAGGTAAAGTGTAATGCATTCCTTCATCATCTTCTTGTACCATAAGCACATCGTATTGTACAATAAGCACGTAAGATGGACTCTAGAGGATACGAACAAGTGGTTTATTACCATTATTCTAACCTACGCTTATAAATCGAACCCCATTGAACTTTTATGTCTGGTCCATTAATCATAAGTTAACGCTTAGTCAAACAATCACTTACTAGTTGCTCTTTGGATATTGTGATATGACATTCATATCGCTACAAAGAGGCCATTCCATTTGAACGAAAACAGCAAAGGGGAAATTCATATTAAACATCCCTTGTTAGTGTTCAAAACCAAATAATGTAATCTCAAGTCTAAGGCTATCAATCAAGCAATGTATAAAATGTATTGGCAATGACAAAACAAAGCTAAACACTTTAAATAAAAAAGAAAAAAAACTCTTTGCATATGTGAGCGGTGCGTGGGGAAATTAATACTTCTTTTTAAAATATTGGAATTAGTTCTTAGTGGAAGAAGCTATATTCATGTCTTAAGTATTGAATGTCGGAAAGTAAAATGTGAGAAATTTGTAAAGGTGTGAGTTTCACAAGTGAGTAAACTCTTTGAAAACGTGTAGTGAATTTTCTAATCATACACCTGAACAATATTAAGTGAGTTTGTGATAATGCCATAGTACAATAATATATATGCAATCCACATTTAACAGCCCGAGTCTAATTGAAAATAAATCGAGTCACCTAAATTCTTGTAAACTCACCGACAAAGTTCTAATCTGCTTATTTACGTAAGATCTAGTTATATTCTCAACAAAAGCACCCAACAAATGCATATGAAGCCGCAGCTGATCCCTTCCCCACAAGTCCACAACCCAATCCGTATACTTGTTATAACTTATAACCTCCCACTTAGTTGGCTCCACGTTATCTACCGTGGTAGACCAATACAAGATCCGAGCTCCATCCAATGGAATATTTACACAGCAGACAGTGTCCAGTACACTCATTTTGTTGTTTTCTACATGAATACTACTTAATATTATTATTACCACTTAACACCAAAAATAAAAAATATCCCGCATTTAATAATTACGTGTATTATTTTTGGTGTCCGTGAAATGATTTTAATTATTCAAAGAAATATATCTATTTGATTTTGGAGAGGTCCATATCTTAGATCTCAGTCCTATTTCTTCATCCTCTTTGCTCAGTTTTGCTCTCTTCTTCCTCTTTGGCTCTGCTCCAGATCGTAACGAACACCAGGTACGATACCTAATTCTCAGCCGCTCGATCGTTCAATTTTGATTGTGGATCATCTGATCGGGTTCAATTGCGATCACCTATCGAATTCTCGTTTGTTTTTTCGTCTTTGTTGATTCGGAAGCGTTGGAATCGATCGGCAATGCGTTTTGTTTGTAGTTCTGAGATTTGCTTTTGTGTGGATATTGATTTGAGGTGTTCGATTGGTTCCTAAGAAAAGGGAGGTGTGAATTTGTGGCTATTCGAATCGGATAAACTGAAATTTACACTT
The window above is part of the Fragaria vesca subsp. vesca linkage group LG2, FraVesHawaii_1.0, whole genome shotgun sequence genome. Proteins encoded here:
- the LOC101292759 gene encoding 40S ribosomal protein S10-like, giving the protein MIISEKNRREISKYLFQEGVCYAKKDYNMPKHPEIDVPNLQVIKLMQSFKSKEYVRETFAWMHYYWYLTNDGIEFLRNYLNLPSEIVPNTLKKQPKPPGRPFGGPPGERPRGPPRFGDGERRFGGDRDGYRGGPRGGDFGGDKEGAPADYRPSFGGAPTRPAFGRGAGGFGAGPASSNLS